From candidate division WOR-3 bacterium:
TCTACCAGAGGGCGGGGGGGAGAGCCTACCGGAGAGCTGGGGGAAGCATCCCCCCAGGGGAGGAGTGGATAGCCCTCGTATTGCCCCCGTATGGCTTTTACCGCAATTCTGGATTCGACATCCATCGGCATTGGGGTACTGCTGTATTCCGCCCGGAGTCAAGTCGAGAGCCGCAGCCGTTGTCCGGTTCGGCAGGCGGTAGGAAACTCGTACAGGGCCAGATGTCCTCCCAGATGCCGGAGGAGATGCCCTCCCAGATGCTGGGGGACATCCTCTCCCAGATGCCCGGGGAGATTCGGGCAGAGCTCCCCTCCGAGATGCTCAGGGAGATGCCCACCGGGATACGGAGAGAGAACCCCGGCCAGTGCCGGGGCCGGATTCTCAGGGAGATCCCCTCCCGGATGCGGAGAGATAAGCCCGGGCAGTAGCTGGGAGATGGGCCGGCAGAGTAGCCGGGAGATGAGCCCAGGGATAGGCCCGGAGAGCTACCCTCCCGGTATAGGGGTATTCGTCGCTGCTCGCAGCTAAGGCGCCCACGGATGGGCAGCTTGCACGATTCCCGGGCTTGATTGCCATTCTACAGCGCTGTAGAATTTGCCTCAGATGAAGAGGTCGCCGGACACGTTCATTTTCACGTCGGAACTGGGCTCCAGGCTTCGGGATTTGCGGCTGAAGGCGGGCCTGACACAGATGGAGTTGGCCCGGGCTATGGGCTGTGTTGGAATGCGAGGTGCGGACGCCGAGACCGAAGCGGTAGGCGCGCCCACGGCCGGATTCTGCCACGAAGACACCAGGACACAGGAAGGGGCGAGGATCTCGGGGATGTCGGCCACAGCTGAACACGAATGGCCGGGCAGTTTTTCCGGGAAGGCGAGTCTGTGTTCATCAGTGTCCATCTGTGGTTACTCCTTTGGTGTCATGGTGGCCCAAGCTCGGGTCTTTGGCCCGACCGGTTGCTTGACTCTCCGTCTGTTCCTGATAGAGTCTCGCACCTATGAAAATCCACGAGTATCAGGCTAAAGAGGTATTTGCAGCATTCGGGATTCCGGTTCCCCGAGAACGGGTGGCGGCGAGGTCAGACGAGGCAGCGTCGCTGGCCCGTGAGTTGGGAATGCCGGTGGTGATAAAGGCGCAGGTGCTGGTCGGCGGCCGCGGCAAAGCGGGCGGTGTGAAGAAGGTGGAGAGCCACGACCAGGTCGAATCGGTTGCCGGCAGCATCATCGGGATGGACATCAAGGGACTCCGGGTCAACAAGGTGCTCGTCTCGGAGTGCGTGGACATCAGGAGCGAGGCGTACGTCGGCATAGTTGTCGACCGCGCGACCCGCGCGCCGGTGCTGATGGCGTCGGCGGCCGGCGGGGTGGAGATCGAAGAGGTGGCCAAGGCGACGCCGGAGAAGATTCTGAAGACCGCCATCGACCCGGCTGCGGGGCTGCTCGGTTTCCAGGCCCGGAACATCGGCATGGCCCTGTACGGCGACGCGAAGCTGGCACGCGAGTTCGCCGGTATCGCCCAGAAGCTCTACCGCATCTTCGTGCAGAAGGACTGCTCGCTCATCGAGATCAACCCGCTGGTGAAGCTCGGGTCCGGTTCGTTGCTCGCGCTGGACGCGAAGATCAACTTCGACGACAATGCGGACTTCCGGCACAAGGAGTGGGAGGAGATGCGCGACCTGTCGGCCGAGGAGCCGACCGAGGTAGAGGCCAAGGCCGCGGGTCTGACGTACATCAAGCTGGCGGGCAACGTCGGCTGCGTGGTGAACGGGGCCGGGCTGGCGATGGCGACGATGGACCTGATCAAGCGCTACGGCGGGGAGCCGGCCAATTTCCTCGACGTGGGCGGCTCGTCCTCGCCGGAGAAGATGGTGACGGCGATGCGTATCATCCTCTCCGACCCGAACGTGAAGGCCATCCTTATCAACATCTTCGGTGGTATCACCCGCTGCGACGATATCGCCACCGGGCTTCTGCAGGCGCAGAAGCAGGCCGACATCAGGGTGCCGTTGGTGGCGCGGCTGACAGGGACCAACGCCGAGAAGGCGCGCGAGATACTGAAAGGCAGTGCGGTGACCCCGGCCGATTCGATGGCCGATGCGGTCAAGAAGGCGGTTGCTCTCGCCGGAGGTGCGAAGTGAGTATCATTGTCGACAAGAACACGCGACTGATTGTGCAGGGGATTACCGGTCGCGACGGCGCGTTCCACGCCAAGGCGATGAAGGAGTACGGTACGCAGGTTGTCGGCGGAGTGACCCCGGGCAAGGGTGGCCAGACGGTCGAGGGACTGCCGGTGTTCGACTCGGTTGAGGACGCGGTGAGGAAGACGGCCGCGAACGCGTCCATCATCTTCGTGCCGGCGTCCTTTGCCACCGACGCGATGTACGAGTGCATCGCCTCCGGCCTCGACCTCGTGGTTTGTATCAGCGAGGGCGTGCCGACGATGGACATGGTGAAGGTGCTCGACTACGCCAAGGGCGCGAAGACGCGGATACTCGGGCCGAACTGCCCGGGTGTGATATCGCCGGGAAAGGCCAAGGTCGGCATCATGCCCGCGGCCAGCTTCAAGCCGGGCTGCGTGGGCGTGGTTTCGCGGTCAGGAACGCTGACCTACGAGATGGCGGCCCAGACCGCCGAGTTCGGCCAGTCAACCGTGGTTGGCATCGGCGGCGATCCGGTCATCGGTACCAACTTCATCGACTGTCTCCGGATGTTCAACGACGACCTTGAGACCAAGGCGATAGTGGTGGTCGGGGAGATCGGCGGCACCGACGAGGAGAAGGCGGCCGAATTCGTCCGGCAGCATGTGAAGAAGCCCGTCCTCGGGTTCATCGCCGGCCAGACCGCTCCGCCGGGGAAGCGGATGGGGCATGCCGGGGCAATCATCTCCGGTGGGTCCGGGACAGCGCCCGAGAAGATCAAGGCGTTTGAGGCCGCCGGCATCACGGTTGTCCACGAACCTCAGGAGATCGGGCCGAAGCTGAAAGAGCGCCTGTAGGCTTCGCAGCTCTGCGCTTCATGCATGACGCCGGACGCCCGAGTCCGGCGTCTTGCGTTTGGCGTCAGGCGTGACGCGTTGTGGCTACTTGGACGCAGCGAGCTTCTGCTCGCCGATGGTGAAGCCCTGTTCCAGGGCGTCGATGTTCTTCTGGAGCAGGCGGTCGGGAACTGTGCCGGGGATGGCGTCGAGCAGGGCCTGTTTCGGCACCATCTTCGTGATGGCGACGATGAAGCCGATCATCACAAAGTTGGCATAAAGGCGGTTGCCGAGCTTCTCCGCGATGCGGGTAGCGGGGATGGCGTACTGCTTGATGTTGCCGCGCACCGGGTGCGGTTTCACCAGGTCTTCCTCGAGGAGCAGGATGCCGTCGTCTTTCAGTTCCGGCTCGAACTTCTCGTACGCCTCCTGCGACATGGCGATGACTATGTCCGGTACGGTCAGGTACGGGTAGAGAATCTCGGTCTCGGATACCACCAACTGGGCCGAGCAGGCGCCGCCGCGCGCCTCGGGGCCGAAGCTCTGAGTCAGGGTGGCGCTCTTGTTGTCATTTAGCGCGGCCGCCTTGCCGAGGATCATGCCGATGCGGATAATGCCCTGTCCGCCGAAGCCGGAAACCTTGATCTCCATGGTTACTTGGGCTTTGGGACACGATCCGAATCGTGGGACGATTCGGTCATGTCCCGCGCCGGGTCCATCGGGCCGACGTAGGGCACGAACTTCGCGCCGAGCGTCTTCTTCATCTGGGCGTCCATCGCGTCGAGAAAGGTCGGCTCGTCTCTCTGTACGAACTTGCCAACGATGATGTCCTGCTGGAACTTGATGTCACACTCGCGCGTGCTCGCGAAGTTCTTGGTTATGGAGTGGTCATGGTAGAACTTCATCAGGTCGAGGCCGGACCCGAGCCGGTTGCGCCGGCCGTAGACGGTCGGGCACGGGGAGATGACTTCAATGAACGAGAAGCCGCGGTGGAGCAGGGCCTCCTTGATGGCTATCGTCAACTGGCGGACGTGGAGCGCGGTCCAGCGGGCGACATAGGTCGCACCGCACGAGTCCACCAGGAACGGAAAGTTGAACGGCCGCTCGAAGGCGCCGTAGGGCGCCGTGGTGGCAGACGCACCCTGGGGCGTGGACGGTGCGGCCTGCCCGCCGGTCATGGCGTAGTTGAAGTTGTTCACGCAGATGACGGTCATGTCCATGTTGCGGCGGGCGGCATGGATGAGGTGGTTGCCGCCGATGGATACGAGGTCGCCGTCGCCCGAGATAACGCACACCTTGAGGCGCGGGCTGGCTACCTTGAGGCCGGTCGCATAGGGCAGGGCGCGGCCGTGGGTAGTATGGAAGGAGTCGTACTTCAGATAGCCGGCAGCACGTCCGGTACAACCGATGCCGGAGACTACTACGATGTCTTCGCGCGGGATGGCGCTTTCCTGCGCCGCGGCGATGAACGCGGTCAGGCAGGTGCCAAGGCCGCAGGTTGAGCACCAGATGTGGGGCATCCGGTCCATGCGGAGGAAACCCTCCATCGGGTGGGAGTCGGTGGTGCCGCGCTTGCCGAGCAGTTGGTTAGGATTCATACAGGAAAGCCCGAATGACGAAGCTCGAATGACGAATGCGAGGATTCGGACTTCGGACTTCGAGCTTCGGACTTCATCTTGCCCCTTC
This genomic window contains:
- a CDS encoding 2-oxoacid:ferredoxin oxidoreductase subunit beta, translating into MNPNQLLGKRGTTDSHPMEGFLRMDRMPHIWCSTCGLGTCLTAFIAAAQESAIPREDIVVVSGIGCTGRAAGYLKYDSFHTTHGRALPYATGLKVASPRLKVCVISGDGDLVSIGGNHLIHAARRNMDMTVICVNNFNYAMTGGQAAPSTPQGASATTAPYGAFERPFNFPFLVDSCGATYVARWTALHVRQLTIAIKEALLHRGFSFIEVISPCPTVYGRRNRLGSGLDLMKFYHDHSITKNFASTRECDIKFQQDIIVGKFVQRDEPTFLDAMDAQMKKTLGAKFVPYVGPMDPARDMTESSHDSDRVPKPK
- the sucC gene encoding ADP-forming succinate--CoA ligase subunit beta; the encoded protein is MKIHEYQAKEVFAAFGIPVPRERVAARSDEAASLARELGMPVVIKAQVLVGGRGKAGGVKKVESHDQVESVAGSIIGMDIKGLRVNKVLVSECVDIRSEAYVGIVVDRATRAPVLMASAAGGVEIEEVAKATPEKILKTAIDPAAGLLGFQARNIGMALYGDAKLAREFAGIAQKLYRIFVQKDCSLIEINPLVKLGSGSLLALDAKINFDDNADFRHKEWEEMRDLSAEEPTEVEAKAAGLTYIKLAGNVGCVVNGAGLAMATMDLIKRYGGEPANFLDVGGSSSPEKMVTAMRIILSDPNVKAILINIFGGITRCDDIATGLLQAQKQADIRVPLVARLTGTNAEKAREILKGSAVTPADSMADAVKKAVALAGGAK
- the sucD gene encoding succinate--CoA ligase subunit alpha, yielding MSIIVDKNTRLIVQGITGRDGAFHAKAMKEYGTQVVGGVTPGKGGQTVEGLPVFDSVEDAVRKTAANASIIFVPASFATDAMYECIASGLDLVVCISEGVPTMDMVKVLDYAKGAKTRILGPNCPGVISPGKAKVGIMPAASFKPGCVGVVSRSGTLTYEMAAQTAEFGQSTVVGIGGDPVIGTNFIDCLRMFNDDLETKAIVVVGEIGGTDEEKAAEFVRQHVKKPVLGFIAGQTAPPGKRMGHAGAIISGGSGTAPEKIKAFEAAGITVVHEPQEIGPKLKERL
- a CDS encoding pyruvate ferredoxin oxidoreductase, coding for MEIKVSGFGGQGIIRIGMILGKAAALNDNKSATLTQSFGPEARGGACSAQLVVSETEILYPYLTVPDIVIAMSQEAYEKFEPELKDDGILLLEEDLVKPHPVRGNIKQYAIPATRIAEKLGNRLYANFVMIGFIVAITKMVPKQALLDAIPGTVPDRLLQKNIDALEQGFTIGEQKLAASK